In Planifilum fimeticola, one DNA window encodes the following:
- a CDS encoding endonuclease III domain-containing protein, whose amino-acid sequence MKRSWSLLGEELARWKPGMTADEWWEGEDRFFRCLGSVLVQRTAWHNAKQAIGRMRELGLTDPVAVLQASEEELLAAVRPAGFYRSKVPAIREVCRFLLQVGKEEGNASDLRHRLLQIRGIGPETADTILLYVFDLPVFVGDAYAERIASRWFGEDLPKERIREEVLCEISDPVQLQLLHALLVELGKDFCRKRDPLCPACPLRSTCHSGTAGENPAVGRSDSRQGE is encoded by the coding sequence TTGAAGCGCAGCTGGAGCCTGCTCGGGGAGGAGCTGGCCCGCTGGAAACCGGGGATGACGGCGGATGAATGGTGGGAAGGGGAGGATCGCTTTTTCCGGTGCCTGGGAAGCGTGTTGGTTCAGCGGACCGCCTGGCACAATGCCAAACAGGCGATCGGAAGAATGAGAGAGCTCGGTCTGACCGACCCGGTTGCAGTCCTTCAGGCGTCGGAGGAGGAATTGCTCGCGGCCGTCCGGCCGGCGGGGTTTTACCGGAGCAAAGTGCCGGCGATCCGCGAGGTGTGCCGCTTTCTGCTCCAGGTCGGTAAGGAGGAGGGAAACGCATCCGATCTTCGCCACCGACTGCTTCAAATCCGAGGAATCGGCCCGGAGACTGCGGACACGATCCTGCTTTACGTATTCGATCTGCCGGTGTTTGTCGGGGATGCATACGCGGAACGAATCGCTTCCCGCTGGTTTGGAGAGGATTTGCCGAAAGAGAGGATCCGCGAAGAGGTGCTTTGCGAAATCTCGGATCCCGTTCAGCTCCAGTTGCTGCATGCGCTCCTCGTGGAGCTGGGGAAGGATTTCTGCCGAAAACGGGATCCCCTTTGCCCGGCATGCCCGCTGCGGTCCACCTGCCATTCGGGGACGGCGGGGGAGAATCCGGCAGTCGGACGGTCTGACAGCCGGCAAGGGGAGTGA
- a CDS encoding fumarylacetoacetate hydrolase family protein has product MKIVRYEHRGTVGYGVWREGMIHPVEGRLFDSFAETGERLPEGDVRLLSPLVPNKLIAIGLNYREHAREQGKPLPEEPLMFMVSPTAVVGPGEAIRLPNLEDRIDHEAELAIVIGRRGKNIPREKAEEYIFGYTCANDVSNRVLQARDGQNTRAKSFDTFKPLGPAIATEIDPSNLSVRCRVNGEIRQDGRTSDLIHPVPVLVEFISSVFPLEPGDVILTGTPSGVGPLRPGDEVEVTIEGIGTLSNRVVAP; this is encoded by the coding sequence ATGAAAATTGTCCGATACGAGCATCGAGGAACTGTCGGTTACGGAGTGTGGCGCGAGGGGATGATCCATCCGGTGGAGGGCCGGCTGTTCGATTCCTTCGCCGAAACGGGGGAGCGCCTTCCGGAGGGCGATGTTCGACTGCTCTCTCCCCTGGTTCCCAACAAATTGATCGCCATCGGGCTCAACTACCGGGAACATGCCCGGGAGCAGGGCAAGCCCCTGCCGGAGGAACCGTTGATGTTCATGGTATCCCCCACCGCCGTCGTCGGCCCCGGCGAGGCCATCCGCCTTCCCAACCTGGAGGATCGAATCGATCATGAGGCGGAATTGGCGATCGTGATCGGCAGGAGAGGCAAGAACATTCCGCGGGAAAAGGCGGAGGAGTACATCTTCGGTTACACCTGTGCCAACGACGTTTCCAACCGGGTTTTGCAGGCCCGCGACGGCCAAAACACCCGGGCCAAATCCTTCGACACCTTCAAGCCCCTTGGGCCGGCGATCGCGACGGAGATCGACCCGTCGAATCTTTCGGTTCGCTGCCGGGTGAACGGGGAGATCCGGCAGGACGGCCGCACCTCGGATTTGATTCATCCCGTTCCCGTGCTGGTGGAGTTCATTTCCTCCGTCTTCCCCCTGGAACCCGGCGACGTGATTTTGACCGGGACCCCGAGCGGGGTGGGACCTCTCCGCCCAGGCGATGAAGTGGAAGTGACCATTGAGGGAATCGGAACCCTTTCGAATCGGGTGGTAGCGCCGTGA